One segment of Streptomyces sp. TG1A-8 DNA contains the following:
- a CDS encoding GntR family transcriptional regulator, protein MKQGVQGSTGTPRTVRVPAQAHPAEVRAGTARTRDAAVPGVRGEHLHDEGPGARGRPVVQRSSVRGQVLDALRTALVTGELRPGEVYSGPGLGERFGVSATPVREAMQQLALEGAVEVVPNRGFRVVERGLRELAELAEVRALIEVPVLLRLAHTVPADRWAGLRPLARETVRAASSGCPAEYAEADRALHRAMLSLSGNEQLVRCAEDLHRRSQWPLVGSPARPGRADLAADAAEHTALLDALAAGELERARELVRRHFGGAG, encoded by the coding sequence GTGAAGCAGGGCGTGCAGGGCTCCACCGGAACGCCGCGCACCGTCCGGGTGCCCGCGCAGGCGCACCCGGCGGAGGTCCGGGCCGGGACGGCCCGGACCCGGGACGCCGCGGTGCCGGGCGTGCGCGGTGAGCACCTCCACGACGAGGGGCCCGGGGCGCGGGGGCGGCCCGTCGTGCAGCGCTCCTCGGTGCGCGGGCAGGTCCTCGACGCGCTGCGCACGGCACTGGTCACCGGCGAGCTGAGGCCCGGGGAGGTCTACTCGGGCCCGGGCCTCGGCGAACGCTTCGGGGTGTCGGCCACGCCCGTGCGCGAGGCCATGCAGCAGCTCGCGCTGGAGGGTGCCGTCGAGGTCGTGCCCAACCGCGGCTTCCGGGTCGTCGAGCGGGGGCTGCGGGAGCTGGCCGAGCTGGCCGAGGTGCGGGCACTGATCGAGGTGCCGGTACTGCTGCGGCTCGCGCACACGGTGCCGGCCGATCGGTGGGCCGGGCTGCGGCCGCTCGCGCGGGAGACGGTCCGCGCGGCGTCCTCCGGCTGCCCGGCGGAGTACGCGGAGGCCGACCGCGCCCTGCACCGGGCGATGCTGTCCCTGTCCGGCAACGAGCAGCTGGTGCGCTGCGCCGAGGACCTGCACCGGCGCTCGCAGTGGCCGCTGGTCGGCTCCCCGGCCCGGCCCGGACGGGCGGACCTCGCGGCCGACGCGGCGGAGCACACGGCGCTGCTGGACGCGTTGGCCGCGGGGGAGCTGGAGCGGGCGCGGGAGCTGGTGCGCCGGCACTTCGGGGGCGCGGGCTGA
- a CDS encoding PucR family transcriptional regulator, with amino-acid sequence MRLRALLDTDALGLRLLGGGSELDRPVRGVMTTDLRDPSRYLSGGELVLTGLAWRRGAADSEPFVRILVQAGVAALAAGEAELGDVPDDLVLACARHRLPLFAVHESVAFATITEHVVRQVSGERAGDLAAVVDRHRRMMTSGPAGGGPDVVLDLLGSDLDLRAWVLSPTGRLVAGPGAAGPALSARTCARLAAEHLAAARTGRRGPHRTELDGVAYSLFPVRSSGRAPRAARDARETALSDWLLAVEADAGDWPAERLDLLQGVTQLIAVERDRREAARTVRRRLAQEVLELVQTGAAPAEVAARLRVAAPVLLPGLGAAPHWQVVVARVEWDDGGTAGGPVAQSLLEEVLADPLAAGPEPADRIAVAHAGDEAVALVPLPAVASGHDGSEPGLLADVLLQAVREPLSAGLDGDGRLTLGVSAAVHSAEGLRGALEEARHARRVAAARPGRVCAAGHQELASHVLLLPFVPDDVRRAFTARLLDPLRDYDRRHRAELIPTLEAFLDCDGSWTRCATRLHLHVNTLRYRVGRIEQLTGRDLSRLEDKLDFFLALRMS; translated from the coding sequence ATGCGGCTGCGCGCACTGCTGGACACCGATGCGCTGGGCCTGCGGCTGCTCGGCGGCGGGAGCGAGCTGGACCGCCCGGTACGCGGGGTCATGACCACCGACCTGCGCGACCCGAGCCGTTACCTCTCCGGTGGCGAGCTGGTCCTGACCGGACTGGCCTGGCGCCGGGGCGCCGCCGACTCCGAGCCGTTCGTGCGGATCCTCGTGCAGGCCGGGGTGGCGGCCCTGGCCGCCGGGGAGGCCGAGCTGGGCGACGTGCCGGACGACCTGGTGCTGGCCTGCGCCCGGCACCGGCTGCCGCTGTTCGCGGTGCACGAGTCGGTGGCGTTCGCGACGATCACCGAGCACGTCGTGCGGCAGGTCTCCGGGGAGCGGGCCGGGGACCTGGCGGCGGTGGTGGACCGGCACCGCCGGATGATGACCTCGGGCCCGGCGGGCGGCGGCCCGGACGTCGTCCTGGACCTGCTCGGCTCCGACCTGGACCTGCGCGCCTGGGTGCTCTCCCCGACCGGCCGGCTGGTCGCGGGCCCCGGCGCGGCGGGCCCGGCGCTGTCCGCGCGGACCTGTGCGCGGCTCGCCGCCGAGCACCTGGCGGCGGCCCGCACGGGCCGGCGCGGACCGCACCGCACCGAGCTGGACGGCGTGGCGTACTCCCTGTTCCCCGTCCGGTCCTCCGGCCGCGCGCCGCGGGCCGCGCGCGACGCCCGCGAGACGGCCCTGTCCGACTGGCTGCTGGCGGTCGAGGCGGACGCCGGGGACTGGCCGGCCGAACGGCTCGACCTGCTGCAGGGCGTCACCCAGCTGATCGCCGTCGAACGGGACCGCCGGGAGGCGGCGCGCACGGTACGGCGCCGGCTCGCCCAGGAGGTGCTGGAACTGGTGCAGACGGGTGCGGCGCCCGCGGAGGTCGCCGCCCGTCTGCGGGTGGCCGCGCCGGTGCTGCTGCCCGGCCTCGGGGCGGCCCCGCACTGGCAGGTGGTCGTGGCCCGCGTCGAGTGGGACGACGGCGGGACGGCGGGCGGCCCGGTCGCGCAGTCCCTGCTGGAGGAGGTCCTCGCCGACCCCCTGGCCGCCGGTCCCGAGCCCGCCGACCGGATCGCCGTCGCGCACGCCGGCGACGAGGCCGTCGCGCTCGTCCCGCTGCCCGCGGTCGCCTCCGGACACGACGGCTCCGAACCGGGCCTGCTCGCCGACGTGCTGCTGCAGGCGGTCCGCGAGCCGCTGTCGGCGGGCCTGGACGGCGACGGGCGGCTCACCCTCGGCGTCAGCGCGGCCGTGCACTCGGCGGAGGGGCTGCGCGGCGCGCTGGAGGAGGCCCGGCACGCCCGCCGGGTCGCCGCGGCCCGTCCCGGCCGGGTCTGCGCGGCCGGCCACCAGGAGCTGGCCTCGCACGTGCTGCTGCTGCCCTTCGTCCCGGACGACGTCCGCCGCGCCTTCACCGCCCGCCTCCTGGACCCGCTGCGCGACTACGACCGCCGCCACCGGGCCGAGCTGATCCCCACCCTGGAGGCGTTCCTGGACTGCGACGGCTCCTGGACCCGCTGCGCCACCCGGCTCCACCTGCACGTCAACACGCTGCGCTACCGGGTGGGCCGCATCGAGCAGCTGACGGGACGGGACCTTTCGCGCCTGGAGGACAAACTGGACTTCTTCCTGGCCCTGCGCATGAGCTGA
- a CDS encoding (2Fe-2S)-binding protein, with protein MPAAASPLTAAYARLAEAFPGLSVTVLDPSGRLPRGGGWTDGAGLAAGGAELDAYLARDEAQVLRDYGRRARPDVVASFGLHRYAWPACLLFTVPWFLLRRVPRLPATEVAHHRAAGRMAVRPVSFACLPEDPAAALPGAVVVADEEALRAEVRAAVAEHLEPVLAAFGPRMRRRGRALWGMATDEVVEGLWYVAHLLGRPEEARAVRELELLLPGATRPYVGSAAFRVLTGPDGEPLPTRSRASCCMFYTVRPQDTCATCPRTCDSDRVAKLAAGAAA; from the coding sequence ATGCCCGCTGCGGCCTCACCCCTCACCGCCGCGTACGCCCGTCTCGCCGAGGCCTTCCCGGGGCTGTCGGTGACCGTCCTGGACCCGTCCGGGCGGCTGCCCCGGGGCGGCGGCTGGACCGACGGCGCCGGGCTCGCGGCGGGGGGCGCCGAACTCGACGCCTACCTCGCCCGGGACGAGGCGCAGGTCCTGCGGGACTACGGCCGGCGGGCCCGTCCGGACGTCGTCGCGAGCTTCGGCCTGCACCGCTACGCCTGGCCGGCCTGCCTGCTGTTCACCGTCCCGTGGTTCCTGCTCCGCAGGGTGCCCCGGCTGCCCGCGACCGAGGTCGCCCACCACCGCGCGGCCGGCCGGATGGCCGTGCGCCCCGTCTCCTTCGCCTGCTTGCCGGAGGACCCGGCGGCCGCGCTCCCCGGCGCGGTCGTCGTGGCGGACGAGGAGGCGCTGCGGGCCGAGGTGCGGGCGGCCGTCGCCGAGCACCTGGAGCCGGTGCTCGCCGCCTTCGGGCCGCGGATGCGGCGGCGCGGGCGCGCGCTGTGGGGCATGGCGACGGACGAGGTCGTCGAAGGACTGTGGTACGTCGCCCACCTGCTCGGCCGGCCCGAGGAGGCGCGGGCCGTGCGGGAGCTGGAGCTGCTGCTGCCGGGGGCGACCCGGCCGTACGTCGGCTCGGCCGCGTTCCGGGTGCTGACCGGTCCGGACGGCGAGCCGCTGCCCACCCGGTCCCGGGCGAGCTGCTGCATGTTCTACACCGTGCGGCCGCAGGACACGTGCGCCACCTGTCCGCGCACCTGCGACAGCGACCGCGTCGCCAAACTCGCGGCGGGCGCCGCCGCCTGA
- a CDS encoding xanthine dehydrogenase family protein subunit M produces the protein MDFLRPASWEEALAAKAEHPAAVPIAGGTDVMVEINFDHRRPEHLLDLNRVADLHEWEVGEDSVRLGACVPYAGIMRHLRAELPGLALASHTVASPQIRNRGGVGGNLGTASPAGDAHPALLAAGAEVEVESAARGTRLIPIDAFYTGVKRNALRPDELIRAVHVEKADGPQQYSKVGTRNAMVIAVCAFGLALHPATRTVRTGIGSAAPTPVRAGTAEEFLAAALEEGGFWDNGKAITPSVAQRFADLCAAACNPIDDVRGTAGYRRHAVGVMARRTLTWAWESYRGTRRTTEGAA, from the coding sequence ATGGACTTCCTGCGCCCCGCCAGCTGGGAGGAGGCGCTCGCCGCGAAGGCCGAGCACCCCGCCGCCGTGCCGATCGCGGGTGGCACCGACGTGATGGTCGAGATCAACTTCGACCACCGCCGGCCCGAGCACCTCCTCGACCTCAACCGCGTCGCCGACCTCCACGAGTGGGAGGTCGGCGAGGACAGCGTGCGGCTGGGTGCCTGCGTCCCGTACGCCGGCATCATGCGGCACCTGCGCGCCGAGCTGCCGGGCCTGGCCCTCGCCTCCCACACGGTCGCCTCCCCGCAGATCCGCAACCGCGGCGGCGTGGGCGGCAACCTCGGCACGGCCTCGCCCGCCGGTGACGCCCACCCCGCCCTGCTCGCCGCCGGCGCCGAGGTCGAGGTCGAGTCGGCGGCCCGCGGCACCCGGCTCATCCCGATCGACGCGTTCTACACCGGGGTCAAGCGCAACGCCCTGCGCCCCGACGAGCTGATCCGCGCCGTCCACGTCGAGAAGGCCGACGGCCCGCAGCAGTACTCCAAGGTCGGCACCCGCAACGCCATGGTCATCGCCGTGTGCGCCTTCGGGCTCGCCCTGCACCCCGCCACCCGCACGGTCCGCACCGGCATCGGCTCGGCCGCCCCGACCCCGGTGCGGGCCGGGACCGCCGAGGAGTTCCTGGCCGCGGCCCTGGAGGAGGGCGGCTTCTGGGACAACGGGAAGGCCATCACCCCCTCGGTCGCCCAGCGGTTCGCGGACCTGTGCGCCGCCGCCTGCAACCCGATCGACGACGTCCGGGGCACCGCGGGCTACCGCCGCCACGCGGTCGGTGTGATGGCCCGCCGGACGCTCACCTGGGCCTGGGAGTCCTACCGCGGCACCCGCCGCACCACCGAGGGAGCTGCCTGA
- a CDS encoding protein phosphatase 2C domain-containing protein translates to MNQQGGTPARHEDDWWGQLYDDSTGDTGPTAAPDSLDDRFASARNTVTGRPAVENDPATEPSGPEQPSGGPALPPRRDASPSPAGKNPPAGVPRPPIAPPTGEPPAEPVAGTAATPPSDGPAAPADGPVPPAGGPTPPPPAGSGRPAPAGPASPPGVPGSPGPPGHPGAAPPAGSPWWGSGSPAALRPAPPGEPARERPEPPLPPMPAVPAVPPVPPPQSTPRPAAPHSPAGPSSPPSPPSPPSPLPSAPPPAAPAAPAAPRPAPRDHVGSGAAAHDSEPTALPPADPDALGELVADTVLDGARYGACTVRAVSLRGDAARYRGEPRRDALLIARFGAGERALVLVAMAAGARATPQAHRAAAEACRWIGQAVGRSHRRLAEDIRAARRGELKSGLQRLTDRTLGKLRAGAAEQGADPEEYTAGLRCLLLPADPDCRTRVFFGVGDGGLFRLRDGAWQDIEPVPPAAGPGDPAVGFGSPPGGTAGGDRLTTDLGIPTPPSPYEPAPKPPRAPFRFRASVARPGDALVMCTPGLADPLRGEPALCTHLARRWSCATPPGLAAFLTDVQVRVEGYDGDRTAAAVWEA, encoded by the coding sequence ATGAACCAGCAGGGGGGTACGCCCGCTCGTCACGAGGACGACTGGTGGGGGCAGTTGTACGACGACTCCACCGGGGACACGGGCCCCACGGCCGCGCCCGACTCCCTGGACGACCGCTTCGCCTCGGCGAGGAACACGGTGACGGGCCGACCGGCGGTGGAGAACGACCCCGCGACCGAGCCCTCCGGCCCCGAACAGCCGTCCGGCGGGCCGGCCCTCCCGCCCCGGCGCGACGCCTCCCCGTCCCCGGCGGGGAAGAACCCTCCCGCCGGGGTTCCCCGGCCGCCGATCGCCCCGCCGACCGGGGAACCACCGGCGGAGCCGGTCGCGGGAACGGCAGCGACGCCGCCGTCGGACGGCCCCGCGGCCCCGGCCGACGGGCCGGTACCGCCGGCCGGCGGCCCGACACCGCCGCCACCCGCTGGGTCCGGCCGTCCGGCGCCGGCCGGACCCGCCTCTCCGCCCGGGGTGCCCGGGTCGCCCGGGCCGCCCGGGCACCCCGGGGCCGCCCCGCCCGCCGGATCCCCCTGGTGGGGCTCCGGAAGCCCCGCCGCGCTCCGCCCGGCGCCGCCCGGGGAGCCGGCGCGCGAGAGGCCCGAGCCTCCCCTGCCGCCCATGCCTGCTGTGCCTGCTGTGCCTCCTGTGCCTCCCCCGCAGTCCACCCCCCGGCCGGCCGCCCCCCACTCCCCGGCCGGTCCCTCCTCCCCTCCCTCCCCTCCCTCCCCTCCCTCCCCTCTTCCTTCCGCCCCTCCCCCCGCAGCCCCCGCAGCCCCCGCCGCCCCACGCCCCGCCCCGCGCGACCACGTCGGTTCCGGGGCGGCCGCCCACGATTCCGAGCCCACCGCGCTGCCCCCCGCCGATCCGGACGCGCTGGGGGAACTCGTCGCCGACACCGTGCTGGACGGGGCCCGGTACGGGGCGTGCACGGTGCGGGCCGTGTCGCTGCGGGGGGACGCGGCGCGGTACCGGGGCGAACCGCGGCGGGACGCGCTGCTGATCGCGCGGTTCGGGGCGGGGGAGCGGGCGCTGGTGCTCGTCGCGATGGCCGCCGGCGCGCGCGCCACGCCGCAGGCGCACCGGGCGGCGGCCGAGGCGTGCCGGTGGATCGGCCAGGCCGTGGGTCGCAGCCACCGGCGGCTCGCGGAGGACATCCGGGCGGCCCGGCGCGGCGAGCTGAAGTCGGGACTCCAGCGGCTCACCGACCGCACCCTCGGCAAGCTGCGCGCCGGCGCCGCCGAGCAGGGCGCCGACCCGGAGGAGTACACCGCCGGCCTGCGCTGCCTGCTGCTGCCCGCCGACCCCGACTGCCGTACCCGGGTGTTCTTCGGGGTCGGCGACGGAGGCCTGTTCCGGCTGCGGGACGGCGCGTGGCAGGACATCGAGCCGGTGCCGCCCGCCGCCGGCCCCGGTGACCCCGCCGTCGGCTTCGGGTCGCCGCCCGGGGGGACCGCCGGGGGCGACCGGCTGACCACGGACCTCGGCATCCCGACCCCGCCGAGCCCGTACGAACCGGCCCCGAAGCCGCCCCGCGCGCCCTTCCGGTTCCGCGCCTCGGTGGCCCGCCCGGGGGACGCGCTGGTGATGTGCACCCCCGGCCTGGCCGACCCGCTGCGCGGCGAGCCCGCCCTCTGTACCCACCTGGCCCGGCGCTGGTCCTGCGCCACCCCGCCCGGCCTGGCCGCCTTCCTCACGGACGTCCAGGTGCGGGTGGAGGGCTACGACGGCGACCGCACGGCGGCCGCCGTCTGGGAGGCGTGA
- a CDS encoding (2Fe-2S)-binding protein has protein sequence MRVHFTVNGRPQEADDVWEGESLLYVLRERLGLPGSKNACEQGECGSCTVRLDGVPVCSCLVAAGQVEGREVVTVEGLADHARQRSRASGAHGTPLDEARRWQAAGGTDARTGGGTGLSPVQQAFIDAGAVQCGFCTPGLLVAADEMLENNPNPTDADIREALSGNLCRCTGYEKIMDAVRLAAARQGGTA, from the coding sequence ATGCGCGTCCACTTCACCGTCAACGGGCGCCCGCAGGAGGCCGACGACGTCTGGGAGGGCGAGTCCCTGCTGTACGTCCTGCGCGAGCGCCTCGGCCTGCCCGGCTCCAAGAACGCCTGCGAGCAGGGCGAGTGCGGCTCCTGCACCGTGCGCCTGGACGGCGTGCCGGTGTGCTCCTGCCTGGTCGCGGCCGGCCAGGTGGAGGGCCGCGAGGTCGTGACCGTCGAGGGCCTGGCGGACCACGCCAGGCAGCGCTCCCGCGCGAGCGGCGCGCACGGCACCCCGCTGGACGAGGCACGGCGGTGGCAGGCCGCCGGGGGCACCGACGCGCGGACCGGCGGGGGCACCGGGCTCTCCCCCGTCCAGCAGGCCTTCATCGACGCAGGCGCCGTGCAGTGCGGCTTCTGCACACCGGGGCTGCTGGTCGCCGCCGACGAGATGCTGGAGAACAACCCGAACCCGACCGACGCGGACATCCGCGAGGCGCTGTCGGGCAACCTGTGCCGCTGCACCGGCTACGAGAAGATCATGGACGCGGTCCGCCTGGCGGCCGCCCGGCAGGGAGGGACGGCATGA
- a CDS encoding ATP-binding protein: MAIGVSSAKTREETGTITERGHTHRFRRTLGRADLRAVPEARREVRALLRHWGRPGRSEIAELLTSELVTNALVHTDDDAVLTAVVSPDGVRVEVRDFLAHRPRPRVPDPDDDTHGRGLVLVQSLADSWGVRPHGVGKSVWFELGAQAA; this comes from the coding sequence GTGGCCATAGGGGTCTCCTCGGCGAAAACGCGGGAAGAGACCGGCACGATCACGGAACGGGGGCACACACACCGCTTCAGGCGCACGCTGGGCCGGGCGGACCTCAGGGCGGTGCCCGAGGCGCGCCGGGAAGTGCGCGCGCTGCTGCGGCACTGGGGCAGACCGGGCCGCTCGGAGATCGCCGAACTGCTCACCAGCGAACTCGTCACCAACGCGCTGGTCCACACCGACGACGACGCCGTGCTGACGGCCGTCGTCTCACCGGACGGGGTGCGCGTGGAGGTCAGGGACTTCCTGGCCCACCGGCCGCGCCCACGGGTCCCGGACCCGGACGACGACACGCACGGCCGCGGACTGGTCCTGGTGCAGTCCCTCGCCGACTCCTGGGGCGTACGGCCGCACGGCGTGGGCAAGTCGGTGTGGTTCGAGCTCGGCGCCCAGGCCGCCTGA
- a CDS encoding DNA-3-methyladenine glycosylase 2 family protein — MRDEDSRYEAVRSRDGRFDGAFFFGVCTTGIYCRPSCPAVTPKRHNVRFFPTAAAAQGSGFRACRRCRPDAAPGSAEWNVRADVVGRAVRLIADGVVDREGVAGLAARLGYSARHVQRQLTAELGAGPVALARAQRAHTARTLLQTTDLPVTEIAFASGFASVRQFNDTVREVYAATPTALRAAAPGGREACRATPDTGIPLRLAHRGPYQAAAVFDQLAREAVPGVEEVTGPPGNRTYRRTLRLPYGTAIAAVRERTRGPRAGGGTRPGGWLDARLRLTDPRDLTTAAQRLRRLFDLDADPYAVDERLGTDPRLAPLVAARPGLRSPGAVDPLEPAVRALVGTGGAAGARAPGRNEAWGRLVRRYGKALDAPCGSLTHVFPEAAVLAEAEPGGPLGAFAAALADGTLGLDPGADRDDAEEVLRTLPGLGPAVVAVVRARALGDPDVAPPGVRAPDSWRPWRSYAVQHLRVAGEPGH; from the coding sequence GTGAGGGACGAGGACAGCAGGTACGAGGCCGTGCGGAGCCGGGACGGGCGGTTCGACGGGGCATTCTTCTTCGGGGTGTGCACCACCGGGATCTACTGCCGGCCCAGTTGCCCCGCGGTGACGCCGAAGCGGCACAACGTGCGGTTCTTCCCGACGGCCGCCGCCGCGCAGGGCTCCGGGTTCCGGGCCTGCCGGCGGTGCCGGCCGGACGCCGCGCCGGGGTCCGCCGAGTGGAACGTCCGCGCGGACGTCGTCGGCCGGGCCGTGCGCCTGATCGCCGACGGGGTCGTGGACCGCGAGGGCGTCGCCGGGCTCGCCGCCCGCCTCGGCTACAGCGCCCGGCACGTGCAGCGCCAGCTCACCGCCGAACTCGGCGCCGGACCCGTGGCCCTGGCCCGGGCCCAGCGGGCGCACACCGCGCGGACACTGCTGCAGACCACCGACCTGCCCGTCACCGAGATCGCGTTCGCGTCCGGGTTCGCCAGCGTGCGCCAGTTCAACGACACCGTCCGGGAGGTGTACGCCGCCACGCCGACCGCGCTGCGGGCCGCCGCGCCCGGGGGCCGGGAAGCGTGCCGGGCCACGCCGGACACCGGCATCCCGCTGCGCCTCGCCCACCGCGGCCCCTACCAGGCCGCCGCCGTCTTCGACCAACTGGCCCGCGAAGCCGTACCCGGCGTCGAGGAGGTGACCGGCCCGCCGGGCAACCGCACCTACCGGCGCACCCTGCGCCTGCCGTACGGCACGGCGATCGCCGCCGTGCGGGAGCGCACCCGGGGGCCGCGTGCGGGCGGCGGCACGCGGCCGGGCGGCTGGCTCGACGCACGGCTGCGGCTGACCGACCCGCGGGACCTGACGACCGCCGCGCAGCGGCTGCGGCGGCTGTTCGACCTCGACGCCGACCCCTACGCCGTCGACGAGCGCCTCGGCACCGACCCCCGGCTCGCCCCACTGGTCGCCGCCCGCCCCGGACTGCGCTCGCCCGGCGCCGTGGACCCGCTGGAACCCGCGGTACGCGCCCTGGTGGGGACGGGGGGCGCCGCGGGAGCCCGCGCACCCGGGCGGAACGAGGCCTGGGGCAGGCTGGTGCGGCGGTACGGCAAGGCGCTCGACGCGCCCTGCGGCAGCCTCACCCACGTGTTCCCGGAGGCGGCCGTCCTCGCCGAGGCCGAGCCCGGCGGGCCGCTGGGCGCGTTCGCCGCCGCGCTCGCCGACGGCACCCTGGGGCTGGATCCCGGTGCCGACCGGGACGACGCCGAGGAGGTGCTGCGCACCCTGCCCGGCCTGGGCCCGGCCGTCGTCGCCGTCGTCCGCGCCCGCGCCCTCGGCGACCCGGACGTGGCGCCCCCCGGGGTGCGGGCGCCCGACAGCTGGCGGCCCTGGCGGTCGTACGCCGTCCAGCACCTGCGGGTCGCGGGGGAACCGGGCCACTGA
- a CDS encoding DUF2637 domain-containing protein, with protein MRLTDISLDWLLPGAVLLLGVLAAVAVLARGKRSSGENASADDSWERSEERRRRKEAIYGTASYVLLFCCAAVAAALSFHGLVGFGEQNLGLTDGWQYLVPFGLDGAAMFCSVLAVREASHGDAALGSRILVWMFAAAAAWFNWVHAPRGAGHDGAPQFFSGMSLSAAVLFDRALKQTRRAALREQGLVPRPLPQIRIVRWLRAPRETYRAWSLMLLEGVRSLDEAVEEVREDKRQKEETRQRRRDQQRVERAQLKAISRGHRGFVGRSGGRQVEVQAVERGSAPATAEPALASPELPARSRPSLQPVRKGAEQVTVDLTAEDDTMALPRLDSLERKLKDLEQQFG; from the coding sequence ATGAGATTGACCGACATATCGCTGGACTGGCTGCTTCCGGGCGCCGTGCTGCTCCTGGGCGTGCTGGCGGCGGTGGCGGTGCTCGCGCGCGGCAAGCGCTCCTCCGGGGAGAACGCGAGCGCGGACGACTCGTGGGAGCGCAGCGAGGAGCGCCGCAGGCGCAAGGAGGCCATCTACGGCACGGCCTCCTACGTGCTTCTGTTCTGCTGTGCGGCGGTGGCGGCCGCCCTGTCCTTCCACGGCCTCGTCGGTTTCGGCGAGCAGAACCTCGGGCTGACCGACGGCTGGCAGTACCTGGTGCCCTTCGGCCTGGACGGCGCGGCGATGTTCTGCTCCGTGCTCGCGGTGCGGGAGGCCAGCCACGGCGACGCGGCCCTCGGCTCCCGCATACTCGTGTGGATGTTCGCCGCGGCGGCGGCCTGGTTCAACTGGGTGCACGCGCCGCGGGGCGCGGGACACGACGGCGCGCCGCAGTTCTTCTCCGGCATGTCCCTGTCGGCGGCCGTCCTGTTCGACCGGGCGCTGAAGCAGACCCGCCGGGCCGCGCTGCGCGAGCAGGGCCTGGTGCCGCGTCCGCTGCCGCAGATCCGCATAGTGCGCTGGCTGCGGGCCCCCCGCGAGACCTACCGGGCCTGGTCGCTGATGCTCCTGGAGGGCGTGCGCAGCCTGGACGAGGCGGTCGAGGAGGTCCGCGAGGACAAGCGGCAGAAGGAGGAGACGCGGCAGCGGCGGCGTGACCAGCAGCGGGTGGAGCGCGCCCAGCTGAAGGCGATCAGCCGGGGCCACCGCGGCTTCGTCGGCCGGTCCGGCGGCCGGCAGGTCGAGGTGCAGGCCGTGGAGCGCGGATCGGCGCCGGCGACCGCGGAGCCTGCCCTAGCGTCGCCGGAACTGCCCGCACGCTCCAGGCCCTCCCTCCAGCCGGTCCGCAAGGGCGCTGAGCAGGTCACCGTCGACCTCACCGCGGAGGACGACACGATGGCCCTGCCGCGCCTGGACTCCCTGGAGCGCAAGCTGAAGGACCTGGAACAGCAGTTCGGCTGA
- a CDS encoding GDSL-type esterase/lipase family protein, with translation MGKAGRFLGALLLGTVPATVAPAVAEPAPLPWTGTWETAPSGTARALPGTAVRNVVHLSVGGTAVRVRLSNRFGTAPLVLGAVTVAVRRSGAAAVPGTLRAATFRGARTATVPPGRDLLSDPVPLVVRGAADLLVTVLTPTGGGPATYHGTALQTSYLAPDGAAGAADESGSAYTGTTHHWYYVTGVDVRSAAAGTLVALGDSLTDGTGSTPGTNHRWPDLLAARLRAHRLGVLNAGIAGNRLLRDGTGPSALARLDADALDRAGVRVLVVLEGINDIKGTSGAADPADLARAYRTLVARAHARGIRAVGVTLTPYGGHPAHTPAREAVRQRVNAFIRTGGAFDAVADADAAVRDPADPGRIRPGYDPGDHLHLNDAGMRAVAGAVARALAHRPVVTAIGGTRPR, from the coding sequence ATGGGCAAGGCGGGGCGGTTCCTCGGGGCACTGCTGCTCGGGACGGTGCCGGCCACGGTGGCACCGGCCGTCGCCGAACCGGCGCCGCTGCCCTGGACCGGCACCTGGGAGACGGCCCCCTCCGGCACCGCCCGCGCGCTGCCCGGCACCGCCGTCCGCAACGTGGTCCACCTCAGCGTCGGCGGCACCGCCGTGCGCGTCCGGCTCAGCAACCGGTTCGGCACCGCCCCCCTCGTCCTCGGCGCGGTCACCGTCGCGGTGCGCCGCAGCGGTGCCGCCGCCGTACCCGGCACCCTGCGCGCCGCCACCTTCCGCGGCGCCCGCACCGCCACCGTCCCGCCCGGCCGGGACCTGCTCAGCGACCCGGTGCCGCTCGTCGTGCGGGGCGCCGCCGACCTCCTCGTCACCGTCCTCACCCCCACCGGCGGCGGCCCGGCCACCTACCACGGCACCGCCCTGCAGACCAGCTACCTCGCCCCCGACGGCGCCGCCGGGGCCGCCGACGAGAGCGGCTCGGCGTACACCGGGACCACGCACCACTGGTACTACGTCACCGGCGTCGACGTCCGCTCCGCCGCCGCCGGCACGCTCGTCGCGCTCGGCGACTCCCTCACCGACGGCACCGGCTCCACCCCCGGCACCAACCACCGCTGGCCCGACCTGCTCGCCGCACGGCTGCGCGCCCACCGGCTCGGCGTCCTGAACGCCGGGATCGCCGGCAACCGGCTGCTGCGCGACGGCACCGGGCCCAGCGCCCTCGCCCGCCTGGACGCCGACGCCCTGGACCGGGCCGGCGTCCGCGTCCTGGTCGTGCTGGAGGGCATCAACGACATCAAGGGCACCTCCGGGGCGGCCGATCCCGCAGACCTCGCCCGCGCCTACCGCACGCTCGTCGCCCGTGCCCACGCCCGCGGCATCCGGGCCGTCGGCGTCACCCTCACCCCGTACGGCGGCCATCCGGCCCACACCCCGGCCCGGGAGGCCGTGCGGCAGCGGGTCAACGCGTTCATCCGCACCGGCGGTGCCTTCGACGCGGTCGCCGACGCCGACGCCGCCGTACGCGACCCCGCCGACCCAGGGCGCATCCGGCCCGGCTACGACCCCGGCGACCACCTGCACCTCAACGACGCGGGCATGCGCGCCGTGGCCGGCGCCGTCGCCCGCGCCCTGGCCCACCGGCCGGTCGTCACCGCCATCGGAGGCACCCGGCCCCGCTGA